In candidate division KSB1 bacterium, one genomic interval encodes:
- the priA gene encoding primosomal protein N' produces the protein MPSVLCARVVVPAIDGAFSYRVKPADRHRVQPGMRVLVPFANRRLTGFVIEVELADDPLATKPIESVLDSLPVFSAELLEFTRWISDYYLCPWGDVLKAALPAGISLDEKRYYTYVGAPEALESLSALQFSDADRALLAALNTEPLTAEQLRRRFGLTSASPELKRLRAAGVIDLRPLLRPPLVRTKYDQVLTLSDPARAAYATSLFASLRSVHQQQLLREIHDYEPDGITRAELLRGESATRRAALKRLLELGHLHVRQEEHVRWDPRNEHVPHTADPTQLTPAQLGAVSAISEAVEAGSPRQFLLFGVTGSGKTQVYIEAIRRALALGRTALVLLPEIALTPFLWSRFYRAFGDRVAIQHSAQSPAVRYDLWRQIAAGRYPVVVGARSAVFAPLAGIGLIVIDEEHEASFKQMEPPPLYHARDCALMRARLAQAAVVLGSATPSMESWYHAQAGRYRLLELPERVGGAVHPLTRAIPYQPAVAADDSYEQYKERRFKRQQPAPEAPILSEELRTRIALTVAAHKQVMLLQNRRGHSPFLICKSCGDIPMCPHCSVSLTFHRKGQVLRCHYCDQREAVPARCAKCGSDQLSRYGIGTQRLEDELATLFPAARILRMDSDTASGAGKHAKMVSAFAAHEYDILVGTQMIAKGLDFAGVDLAAVVRADAELFFPDFRSTERAASLILQLAGRAGRRDVRGEVLVQTAVPDHPVIQTALRQNWREFAEAELATRDRSNFPPYSRLILIRAVAREESPCARALLKLRTLLKKADPFVDILGPAPAIVLKIEDRYRYTMLARVRREADSAGQRLRQAVRRAVDSFRKEKAEPGVKLEIDVDPQSIN, from the coding sequence GTGCCGTCGGTGTTATGCGCGCGCGTCGTGGTCCCCGCGATCGACGGCGCGTTTTCATATCGGGTCAAGCCCGCCGACCGGCACCGTGTGCAGCCGGGGATGCGGGTGCTCGTGCCGTTCGCGAATCGCCGCCTGACCGGTTTCGTGATCGAGGTGGAGTTGGCGGATGATCCACTGGCGACCAAGCCCATCGAGAGCGTCCTCGATAGCCTGCCGGTTTTCTCCGCCGAGCTGCTCGAGTTCACGCGTTGGATCTCGGATTACTATCTCTGCCCGTGGGGTGACGTGCTCAAGGCCGCGCTGCCCGCGGGCATTTCGTTGGACGAAAAGCGCTATTACACGTATGTGGGGGCGCCGGAGGCTCTGGAATCGCTTTCCGCGCTGCAATTCAGCGATGCGGACCGCGCGCTGCTCGCCGCGCTCAACACCGAACCGCTGACCGCGGAGCAACTCCGTCGCCGGTTCGGTCTCACGTCGGCGTCGCCCGAGCTCAAGCGGCTGCGCGCGGCGGGAGTGATCGACTTGCGACCGCTGTTGCGTCCGCCGCTGGTGCGCACGAAGTACGATCAGGTGCTCACCCTCTCTGACCCGGCGCGCGCGGCCTATGCCACCTCGCTGTTTGCGTCCTTGCGCAGCGTGCATCAACAACAGTTGCTGCGCGAGATCCACGATTATGAGCCGGACGGAATTACGCGCGCGGAGCTGCTGCGGGGCGAGAGCGCCACGCGTCGCGCGGCGCTAAAGCGACTGCTCGAACTTGGGCACTTGCATGTTCGACAGGAAGAACATGTCCGGTGGGACCCGCGCAACGAGCACGTCCCGCACACCGCGGACCCGACGCAACTCACACCGGCGCAGTTAGGGGCCGTGAGCGCGATTTCGGAAGCGGTCGAAGCCGGTTCGCCCCGCCAATTTCTGCTGTTCGGCGTCACCGGATCCGGCAAGACGCAGGTCTATATTGAGGCGATTCGCCGCGCGCTCGCGCTGGGCCGGACGGCGCTCGTGCTCCTGCCGGAGATTGCACTCACGCCATTTCTCTGGAGTCGATTTTATCGCGCGTTCGGCGACCGCGTGGCGATTCAGCACAGCGCGCAATCGCCCGCGGTCCGCTATGACCTATGGCGACAGATCGCGGCCGGCAGATACCCCGTCGTTGTGGGCGCGCGCAGCGCGGTCTTCGCGCCGCTGGCGGGCATCGGGCTGATCGTCATCGACGAGGAGCACGAGGCGAGTTTCAAGCAAATGGAGCCGCCGCCGCTCTATCACGCGCGCGATTGCGCGTTGATGCGCGCGCGGCTTGCGCAAGCCGCGGTCGTGCTGGGCAGTGCGACGCCCAGTATGGAGTCGTGGTACCACGCGCAAGCCGGTCGCTACCGGCTGCTGGAATTGCCCGAGCGCGTCGGCGGCGCCGTTCATCCCTTGACCCGGGCGATTCCGTACCAACCGGCGGTCGCGGCTGACGATTCGTACGAGCAATACAAGGAGCGCAGATTCAAACGGCAACAGCCGGCGCCTGAAGCTCCGATTCTAAGTGAAGAATTGCGCACCCGTATTGCGCTGACAGTGGCGGCGCACAAGCAGGTGATGCTCCTGCAAAACCGTCGCGGTCATTCGCCATTCCTCATTTGCAAGTCCTGCGGCGATATCCCGATGTGTCCGCACTGCTCGGTGAGTCTGACCTTTCATCGCAAGGGACAGGTGCTGCGCTGTCACTATTGCGATCAGCGGGAGGCCGTTCCCGCGCGCTGCGCCAAGTGCGGATCGGATCAGCTTTCGCGTTACGGAATCGGCACGCAACGGTTGGAAGACGAGCTCGCCACATTGTTTCCCGCCGCGCGGATTCTGCGCATGGATTCAGACACCGCGAGCGGAGCGGGCAAGCACGCGAAAATGGTCTCGGCCTTCGCCGCGCATGAATATGATATTCTGGTCGGGACCCAGATGATTGCGAAGGGATTGGATTTCGCGGGTGTTGATCTGGCGGCGGTGGTGCGCGCGGACGCGGAGTTGTTCTTTCCGGATTTTCGGTCAACCGAGCGCGCCGCGAGCCTGATCTTGCAGCTGGCGGGCCGGGCCGGACGACGGGACGTGCGCGGCGAGGTGCTGGTTCAGACGGCCGTGCCGGACCATCCCGTGATTCAGACGGCGCTGCGGCAGAACTGGCGGGAGTTCGCCGAGGCGGAACTTGCCACACGTGATCGCTCCAACTTCCCGCCGTACTCGCGCCTGATCTTGATTCGCGCCGTCGCCCGCGAGGAATCGCCGTGTGCGCGGGCCCTCTTGAAACTCCGCACGTTATTAAAGAAAGCGGATCCCTTCGTGGATATTCTCGGTCCGGCGCCCGCGATTGTGCTGAAAATTGAGGATCGTTATCGCTACACGATGCTGGCGCGGGTGCGTCGGGAGGCGGACTCCGCCGGTCAGCGCTTGCGCCAAGCCGTCCGTCGTGCCGTCGATAGTTTTCGCAAAGAGAAGGCGGAGCCGGGAGTGAAACTCGAAATCGATGTTGATCCGCAGTCGATCAATTAG
- a CDS encoding PAS domain S-box protein yields MKTPEISNLLHTALVLGFCIIMCGVGVIHLYAEGPRLVEEKLMVALTLLTVAGCGYFCYWIARRPLSQIRRNAQALEAEVDRRSSLERSLRQSEERLQLLLNNLTIGVYRTTPDGRILAANPALATMLGYASVDDLVRRNLELDGFVSSPPRSLFRDRLDRDGEIRGYEAAWQRPGGTEIVMREYARAVRNEAGFIECYEGTAEDITERKQAEAALREVATKYRIVADNTYDWEFWVDADGHYAYVSPSCERITGYKAEEFLADRLLADRIVHPDDYENVASHRRRVKQALISEDDLTFRVIRRDGTICWISHVCQPVFDDNGRYIGTRGSNRDITDRMRAEGALVIERRLFMSGPVVAFKWRAAEGWPVEYVSANVASQFGHGPGDLMSGKIPYATIVHDQDLDRVAAEVARHCESGVPCFEQEYRLRRADGEYRWVYDFTVIDRDPAGQITHFHGYVLDITESKRAEETLRQSEKLLRESQSIAQIGSYNLDIETGVWTASPTMNDIFGIEPDHPHTVTGWVELIHPDCQAEMARYFEQEVIGRRQPFDREYKIVRASDGAERWVHGLGRLSMSATGQLIRMVGTIQDITERKQAEEERKGLEAQLRQAQKLETIGTLAGGVAHDFNNILTPILGYANMAVMHGDVSGSTRADIDHIVKAAIRAKDLVNQILTFSRQTEQERRPMLVQFIIKEALKLLRASIPSTIEISENISTSALPVNCDATQIHQILMNLCTNAFHAMRDDGGVLTVEFDSLVVDAEFARRHVNLHTGRYVCLSVSDTGCGMDPATRERIFDPFFTTKKVGEGSGLGLAVVSGIVTAHGGHIAVQSEPGRGSTFRVYLPCSDELVVPDAVRDEPIARGCGHVLYVDDEPEIIEMARETLDFLGYEVSTRTSPIEALEAFRADPLRYDVVITDQTMPHMTGSQLAQEILLIRPNTPIILTTGFSESVSQSNCRQFGFEELLMKPILMRELSNAVQRCLTKAALS; encoded by the coding sequence ATGAAGACACCAGAAATTTCGAATCTGCTCCACACGGCACTCGTGCTGGGATTCTGCATCATCATGTGCGGAGTCGGGGTGATTCATCTCTATGCCGAGGGACCGCGCCTTGTCGAAGAAAAGCTGATGGTCGCCTTGACCCTCCTGACCGTAGCGGGATGCGGCTATTTCTGCTACTGGATCGCGCGGCGTCCGCTGTCGCAGATCCGCCGAAATGCCCAGGCGCTGGAGGCCGAAGTGGATCGGCGATCTTCGTTGGAAAGATCCCTGCGCCAAAGTGAGGAGCGGCTGCAACTGCTGCTAAACAACCTCACGATCGGTGTCTATCGGACGACCCCCGACGGCCGGATTCTGGCCGCCAATCCCGCGCTGGCGACGATGCTCGGTTATGCGTCGGTGGACGACCTTGTGCGCCGCAATCTCGAACTGGATGGGTTTGTCTCATCGCCGCCCCGCTCGCTGTTCAGGGATCGACTTGACCGCGACGGCGAAATCCGCGGCTATGAAGCTGCATGGCAGCGGCCGGGCGGCACCGAGATCGTGATGCGCGAATACGCCCGCGCGGTCCGGAATGAAGCCGGGTTCATCGAGTGCTATGAGGGGACCGCCGAGGATATCACCGAGCGCAAGCAGGCCGAAGCGGCGCTCCGAGAAGTGGCGACCAAATACCGGATCGTCGCCGACAATACCTATGACTGGGAATTCTGGGTCGATGCCGACGGTCACTACGCTTATGTTTCACCGTCCTGCGAGCGAATCACCGGATACAAAGCCGAGGAGTTCCTCGCTGACAGGCTGCTGGCGGATCGAATTGTGCATCCCGATGACTACGAAAACGTAGCCAGCCATCGAAGGCGCGTGAAGCAGGCCTTGATCTCGGAAGATGACCTGACGTTCCGTGTCATCCGCCGGGACGGCACGATCTGCTGGATCAGCCACGTCTGCCAGCCGGTCTTCGATGACAACGGCCGGTATATTGGGACTCGCGGCAGCAACCGGGATATTACCGATCGCATGCGCGCCGAAGGAGCACTGGTCATTGAGCGACGGCTGTTCATGAGCGGGCCGGTCGTCGCGTTCAAGTGGCGCGCCGCTGAGGGCTGGCCCGTCGAGTATGTTTCCGCGAACGTTGCATCGCAGTTCGGTCACGGCCCCGGCGACTTGATGAGCGGCAAGATCCCGTATGCGACGATCGTGCATGATCAGGATCTGGACCGCGTCGCCGCGGAGGTCGCGCGACACTGCGAATCCGGTGTCCCGTGCTTTGAGCAGGAGTATCGACTGCGCCGCGCAGACGGCGAGTATCGCTGGGTCTATGACTTTACGGTGATCGACCGCGACCCGGCCGGCCAGATTACGCACTTCCACGGCTACGTATTGGATATCACCGAGAGCAAGCGGGCGGAAGAGACTCTTCGCCAGAGCGAAAAACTGCTGCGCGAGTCGCAGTCCATCGCCCAAATCGGCAGCTACAACCTCGATATCGAGACCGGAGTCTGGACCGCGTCACCGACCATGAACGACATCTTCGGCATCGAGCCTGACCATCCGCATACGGTAACGGGCTGGGTCGAGCTCATTCATCCCGACTGCCAGGCGGAGATGGCACGCTACTTCGAGCAGGAAGTGATTGGACGGCGACAGCCGTTCGATCGCGAGTACAAGATCGTCCGCGCGTCCGACGGCGCCGAGCGCTGGGTCCATGGTCTCGGCCGGCTGAGTATGAGCGCGACCGGGCAGCTGATCCGCATGGTCGGAACGATTCAGGATATTACCGAGCGCAAGCAGGCCGAAGAAGAACGCAAGGGCCTCGAAGCCCAATTGCGGCAGGCGCAAAAACTCGAAACCATCGGCACCCTCGCCGGGGGCGTCGCGCACGACTTCAACAATATTCTAACGCCGATCCTCGGCTACGCGAACATGGCGGTCATGCATGGCGACGTGAGCGGCTCGACCCGCGCCGACATCGATCATATTGTCAAGGCGGCCATCCGGGCGAAGGACCTCGTCAACCAGATCCTGACCTTCAGCCGCCAGACCGAGCAAGAGCGGCGGCCCATGCTCGTGCAGTTTATCATCAAAGAGGCGCTGAAGTTGTTGAGGGCGTCCATTCCCTCGACCATCGAAATCTCGGAGAACATCTCGACATCCGCGCTGCCCGTCAACTGCGATGCGACCCAGATCCACCAAATCCTGATGAATCTGTGTACCAATGCGTTCCACGCCATGCGCGACGACGGCGGAGTCCTGACCGTCGAGTTCGACTCGCTGGTCGTGGACGCGGAGTTCGCCCGGCGCCACGTTAACCTGCATACCGGTCGCTATGTCTGCCTGAGCGTCAGCGATACCGGGTGTGGCATGGATCCCGCAACGCGGGAACGCATTTTCGATCCGTTCTTCACGACGAAAAAGGTCGGCGAAGGGTCGGGGCTCGGGCTGGCCGTCGTTAGCGGGATTGTGACGGCCCACGGCGGACATATCGCCGTGCAGAGCGAACCGGGCCGGGGCTCGACCTTTCGAGTTTACCTGCCGTGCTCCGATGAACTGGTCGTGCCGGATGCCGTGCGGGACGAACCAATCGCGCGCGGCTGCGGCCACGTCCTGTATGTGGATGACGAACCCGAAATCATCGAGATGGCTCGCGAAACGCTGGATTTCCTCGGCTACGAAGTGAGTACGCGTACCAGTCCGATCGAAGCGCTGGAGGCGTTTCGGGCCGATCCCCTGCGCTATGATGTCGTCATCACCGATCAGACGATGCCGCACATGACCGGCTCGCAACTGGCTCAGGAAATCCTGCTGATTCGACCTAACACCCCGATCATTCTCACAACCGGCTTCAGCGAATCCGTCTCCCAGAGCAACTGCCGCCAATTCGGATTCGAGGAATTGCTCATGAAACCGATCCTGATGCGCGAGCTGAGCAACGCCGTGCAGCGCTGCTTGACCAAGGCGGCGTTGAGCTAA
- a CDS encoding PorV/PorQ family protein — protein sequence MLSRLSLAAALLFSASAALAASAGTTGFELFRTDGSARNSALAGSQIAVGGDLHNLFSNPAGLTGIERPLGGVGFFKHVLDINSGNLAYARPLAGRGVFAAGLTYFDYGKFDKASENGQKLGDFGASDILLTVSGARLMRPELAAGVSLKYLNSTIDSYSASALAADFGLLYHTGYENWDVGAGIYNVGFATSAYLSEKDKLPTAYRLGFAVPLEHLPVRVTLAGEYSSEESIRGSGGLELTFHPAVQGRLGYSTLGVDQRVGTDRDALAGFSAGLGLRLKRITVDYALTSQGEVGYLNRFTISAPIGKAHAN from the coding sequence ATGCTTTCCCGCCTCTCTCTGGCTGCTGCACTTCTGTTCTCAGCGTCCGCGGCGTTGGCCGCCTCCGCCGGAACGACCGGATTTGAACTGTTCCGCACCGATGGCTCGGCTCGCAATTCCGCCTTGGCCGGCAGTCAGATTGCTGTCGGAGGCGATTTGCACAACTTGTTCTCCAACCCCGCTGGGCTGACAGGGATCGAGCGGCCGCTGGGAGGAGTCGGGTTCTTCAAGCATGTACTTGACATCAACTCGGGCAACCTCGCCTATGCGCGTCCCCTCGCCGGCCGGGGCGTGTTTGCGGCGGGCCTCACCTATTTCGACTATGGCAAGTTTGACAAGGCCAGCGAAAATGGACAGAAGCTGGGCGATTTTGGCGCCTCTGACATTCTGCTGACCGTGAGCGGCGCCCGCCTGATGAGGCCTGAACTTGCCGCCGGTGTTTCACTGAAATACCTCAATTCTACCATTGACAGCTATTCGGCCTCGGCTCTGGCCGCGGACTTCGGGCTGCTTTACCACACGGGATATGAGAACTGGGACGTCGGCGCGGGCATCTACAACGTCGGCTTTGCGACTTCGGCATACCTCTCGGAGAAGGACAAGCTGCCCACAGCGTACCGGCTGGGGTTTGCCGTGCCTCTGGAGCACCTGCCGGTGCGGGTTACTCTGGCGGGCGAGTACTCCTCCGAAGAGTCAATCCGTGGCTCGGGGGGGCTGGAGCTGACATTTCACCCGGCGGTTCAGGGACGGCTGGGCTACTCGACCTTGGGTGTTGACCAGCGAGTCGGAACCGACCGGGATGCGCTGGCGGGTTTCTCCGCCGGACTGGGCCTCCGTCTGAAGCGAATTACGGTTGACTACGCCTTAACCTCGCAGGGCGAAGTCGGTTACTTGAACAGATTCACGATTTCGGCACCGATTGGCAAAGCGCACGCGAATTAA
- a CDS encoding sigma-70 family RNA polymerase sigma factor yields MDEQLMRGEETDSELIRRFQAGEQQAFNLLALRHRRAVFVTIVGLTGDADEAEDLTQETFIKAFEALGAFRGESGFYTWLYRIAVNLSLNRLRKRKVRSFFGLEGAAAALPADQTADAPLELGELSARLRAAIQKLPVKQRTVFILRHFQELPHAEIAEIMDRDVGTIKANYFQAVRKLRLWLAPYVKGDE; encoded by the coding sequence ATGGATGAGCAACTCATGCGAGGGGAGGAAACCGACTCGGAGCTAATCCGCCGGTTTCAAGCGGGGGAGCAGCAGGCCTTCAATCTGCTGGCCCTGCGGCATCGGCGGGCCGTATTCGTGACCATTGTTGGGCTGACCGGAGACGCCGACGAGGCCGAGGACCTGACCCAAGAGACGTTCATCAAGGCCTTTGAAGCTTTGGGCGCATTCCGTGGAGAATCGGGGTTTTACACTTGGTTGTATCGAATCGCCGTGAACCTCAGCCTGAATCGGCTGCGGAAGCGGAAGGTGCGGTCCTTCTTCGGCTTAGAGGGTGCGGCGGCCGCGCTGCCGGCTGACCAGACTGCCGACGCGCCGCTCGAGTTGGGTGAGTTGTCCGCCAGGCTGCGAGCCGCGATACAGAAGCTCCCGGTCAAGCAGCGGACTGTGTTCATCTTACGGCACTTCCAGGAGTTGCCGCATGCTGAGATCGCCGAAATCATGGACCGCGACGTGGGGACGATCAAGGCCAACTACTTTCAGGCCGTGCGCAAGTTGCGTTTATGGCTTGCGCCGTACGTAAAAGGCGATGAGTAA
- a CDS encoding periplasmic heavy metal sensor, with amino-acid sequence MEKKVLIFVTVLLTLQLGIAIPQPPGGGGPPRWDRERVETVIIGKFAEELDLSPQQAEKFFPRFKQFRRDAEGNRDAQHASREMLDRISHGAGGDQAEVPRLLDEQQQLVAKLAELRRVFLADVSNYLTPQQVSRCALLMEDIPRRMRELVDQQRGSGPPERGRPGRRMQRD; translated from the coding sequence ATGGAAAAGAAAGTTCTGATTTTTGTCACCGTGCTACTGACCCTGCAGCTTGGAATCGCAATTCCGCAGCCACCCGGCGGCGGCGGTCCTCCGCGCTGGGATCGCGAGCGTGTTGAAACGGTGATAATCGGGAAGTTTGCGGAAGAACTGGACCTTTCGCCGCAGCAGGCGGAGAAGTTCTTCCCGCGCTTCAAGCAGTTTCGCCGCGATGCAGAGGGAAACCGGGATGCTCAGCACGCCAGCAGGGAGATGCTGGATCGTATTTCGCACGGTGCCGGAGGTGACCAGGCTGAAGTGCCGAGACTGCTTGATGAGCAGCAGCAGCTTGTGGCGAAACTGGCCGAGCTACGGCGAGTTTTCCTTGCTGATGTCTCAAACTACTTGACCCCGCAGCAGGTCTCGAGATGCGCACTGCTCATGGAGGATATTCCCCGGCGGATGCGGGAGCTGGTGGATCAACAGCGGGGCAGCGGGCCTCCGGAGCGCGGTCGGCCCGGTCGCCGCATGCAACGCGACTGA
- a CDS encoding glycosyltransferase family 2 protein translates to MSYNTADLLIGCLRSLARVESEAEFEIIVVDNSSQDGSAARARSEFPGVKVVQLESNLGFAAGVNRGLAVACAPLVFAVNPDCIVPRETLRRLLSFMADHPRAAIAGAGLTTVRGQELASTFRFPSLFREFWNLLPELKSLLKAIRIGPAGMLQRRAGVIPPPQRAESVSGAALIMRAVALREAAGFDEGFFLYHEEIDLCTRLLRAGWEVWCVPAAQVIHFDAQASGYRSNRLAGDPVLTWRLMGMDRLWSKHRPGLPHRLWKWQTRWLLLARVWFVRLLGPLGRSDRNARDHRISELFTVRQLLGRRGRGKTP, encoded by the coding sequence GTGTCCTACAATACAGCCGATCTGCTGATCGGCTGTCTGCGTTCTTTAGCCCGGGTGGAAAGCGAGGCCGAGTTTGAGATTATTGTGGTTGACAATTCGTCTCAGGACGGATCAGCTGCACGCGCCCGATCTGAGTTCCCGGGGGTCAAAGTTGTTCAACTTGAATCAAATCTTGGGTTTGCGGCCGGTGTAAACCGGGGTTTGGCGGTAGCTTGTGCACCGCTGGTATTCGCGGTGAACCCAGACTGCATAGTTCCACGCGAAACGTTGCGGCGGCTGCTTTCATTTATGGCCGATCATCCGCGAGCGGCAATTGCGGGAGCGGGGCTCACCACAGTCAGGGGTCAAGAGCTGGCTTCGACGTTTCGCTTTCCGTCCCTCTTTCGTGAGTTCTGGAACCTCTTGCCGGAGCTAAAGTCGCTGCTGAAGGCGATCCGAATTGGCCCCGCGGGCATGTTGCAGCGCCGGGCCGGTGTGATTCCGCCCCCACAGCGCGCGGAATCCGTGAGCGGGGCGGCGTTGATCATGCGCGCAGTCGCGTTGCGCGAAGCGGCGGGTTTCGATGAGGGGTTCTTCTTGTATCACGAGGAGATCGACCTGTGCACCCGGCTCCTTCGGGCTGGATGGGAAGTCTGGTGTGTGCCGGCGGCGCAGGTCATTCACTTTGACGCGCAGGCATCCGGTTATCGATCCAACCGTCTCGCCGGAGACCCGGTGCTGACGTGGCGGCTGATGGGGATGGATCGGCTCTGGTCCAAGCATCGGCCGGGCCTGCCACATCGGCTGTGGAAATGGCAGACGCGGTGGCTGCTTCTGGCGCGGGTATGGTTTGTTCGGCTATTGGGTCCGCTGGGACGTTCCGACCGGAACGCCCGGGACCACCGGATTTCCGAACTTTTCACGGTTCGGCAGCTCCTTGGCCGCCGAGGACGGGGAAAAACGCCTTGA
- a CDS encoding elongation factor G, whose product MAVTTTDKLRNVGLFGHGHSGKTMLSEAMMFAMGVTTRLGKIDDGSTLSDYSKQEQERQISIASTLLRGGYKDHIINVLDTPGFSDFIGEVVSALRAVDIALLAVDGSTGHDIGHSRVFELAQELGLPRLFFVTKLDREHVKWEGTIDGLREEFGTHVQVIDFPVNAGLGFTTIGSALTMKQCTYATDGSGKVSVTDLSGPAKEKAEELRAQLIEQAAESDDELLNKFFEHGTLSDDDLDKGIRLGFARGTLFPVLCGAGSANIGTSRLLDFLVSHGPSPLNRGGVKAQAGDKEIEIRSSTEDPMSGLVFKTTAEAHVGELSFIRMFSGQTQPGAELQNPNTGKGEKIGQIFYICGKNRIPAEKFIAGDLGAMVKLKATRTGDTLCDKNRNVQYPAIAFPSPVLENAIVPKTKGDEDKIASGLNLLHAEDPSFTLVQDAELGQMVLRGQGDLHLLNILARLHERYHVDAELIEPRVPYRETIRGSADAEGKHKKQSGGRGQFGVVFLKLEPKPRGQGYEFVDAIVGGAIPGKFVPAVDKGIQDTIGRGVIAGYPVVDVRVTAFDGKYHDVDSSEMAFKIAGRLGFREAFKKCKPILLEPIFELTVKVPEEFMGDVMGDLSSRRGKIQGMEGEGRYQVIRARVPQKELYRYSTALRSMTQGRGMATQQFDHYEEVPPEIQQKLVAEYVEEKEEE is encoded by the coding sequence GTGGCGGTAACGACGACCGACAAACTGCGCAACGTAGGGTTATTTGGGCACGGGCATTCGGGTAAAACGATGCTTTCCGAAGCGATGATGTTCGCGATGGGCGTGACCACCCGACTGGGGAAGATTGACGACGGGTCCACGCTTTCGGATTACTCGAAGCAGGAACAGGAGCGGCAGATTTCGATCGCATCGACGTTGCTGCGCGGGGGGTACAAGGACCACATCATTAATGTATTGGACACGCCGGGCTTTTCTGATTTTATCGGAGAAGTAGTGTCGGCGTTGCGCGCGGTGGATATTGCCTTACTTGCCGTGGATGGCTCGACGGGCCACGACATAGGGCATTCGCGGGTCTTCGAGTTGGCGCAGGAGCTGGGGCTTCCGCGCCTCTTTTTCGTAACGAAGCTTGATCGCGAGCATGTGAAGTGGGAGGGGACGATCGACGGCTTGCGCGAGGAGTTCGGGACACACGTACAAGTGATTGACTTCCCGGTGAATGCCGGGTTGGGATTCACGACGATCGGCAGCGCGCTGACGATGAAGCAATGCACGTATGCGACGGACGGTTCGGGCAAGGTCTCGGTCACCGATTTGAGCGGTCCGGCCAAGGAGAAAGCCGAGGAGCTGCGAGCGCAGTTGATTGAGCAGGCGGCGGAATCCGACGACGAGTTGCTGAACAAGTTTTTCGAGCATGGCACGCTTTCGGACGACGACCTGGACAAGGGGATCCGGCTGGGGTTCGCGCGCGGTACGCTGTTCCCGGTGCTGTGCGGCGCGGGGTCGGCGAACATCGGGACTTCGCGATTGCTGGATTTCCTGGTGTCTCACGGGCCCTCGCCGTTGAACCGGGGCGGTGTTAAGGCGCAGGCGGGCGACAAGGAGATCGAGATTCGTTCGAGTACTGAGGATCCGATGTCCGGGCTGGTGTTCAAGACCACGGCGGAGGCGCATGTCGGCGAATTGTCGTTCATCCGCATGTTCTCCGGTCAGACGCAGCCGGGAGCGGAGCTGCAGAATCCGAATACGGGCAAGGGCGAGAAGATCGGCCAGATCTTTTACATATGCGGCAAGAACCGGATTCCGGCGGAGAAGTTCATCGCGGGCGATTTGGGTGCGATGGTGAAGTTGAAGGCGACGCGGACGGGCGACACGCTGTGCGACAAGAATCGCAACGTGCAATACCCGGCGATCGCCTTTCCGTCGCCGGTGCTCGAAAACGCGATTGTTCCGAAGACCAAGGGGGACGAGGACAAGATTGCCAGCGGTCTGAATCTGCTGCACGCCGAAGACCCGAGTTTCACTTTGGTTCAGGATGCGGAGTTGGGTCAGATGGTGTTGCGGGGGCAGGGCGACTTGCATTTGCTGAATATCCTGGCCCGGCTGCACGAGCGGTATCATGTGGACGCCGAGCTGATTGAGCCCCGCGTGCCGTATCGTGAGACGATTCGCGGCAGCGCGGACGCGGAAGGGAAGCACAAGAAGCAGTCGGGCGGTCGCGGCCAGTTCGGAGTGGTTTTCTTGAAGCTGGAGCCCAAGCCGCGCGGGCAGGGTTACGAGTTCGTGGACGCGATTGTGGGCGGCGCGATTCCCGGCAAATTTGTTCCGGCGGTTGACAAGGGGATTCAGGATACGATCGGGCGCGGCGTCATCGCGGGTTACCCGGTGGTTGACGTGCGGGTGACGGCCTTCGACGGCAAGTACCACGACGTGGACTCGTCGGAGATGGCGTTCAAGATCGCGGGCAGGCTCGGGTTCCGTGAAGCCTTCAAGAAGTGCAAGCCGATTTTGCTGGAGCCGATCTTTGAACTGACGGTGAAGGTTCCGGAAGAGTTCATGGGCGATGTGATGGGCGACTTGTCGAGTCGTCGTGGCAAGATTCAAGGCATGGAGGGCGAGGGCCGCTATCAGGTGATCCGGGCCCGCGTGCCGCAGAAGGAGCTGTACCGGTATTCGACGGCGCTGCGCTCGATGA